The Sandaracinus amylolyticus genomic interval ACGTGACCGAGCTGCGGCGCGCCGAGCAGGAGCGACGCACGCTCGAAGAGCGCCTCCATCACCTGCAGCGCCTCGAAGCGCTCGGCCGCCTCGCCGGCAGCGTCGCTCACGACTTCAACAACCTGCTCGCGGCGATCACCGCGAACGCCGAGCTCGCGCGCGCCGAGGCGCCAGAGGGCTCGCTCGGCGCGGATGCGCTGCGCGACGTGCTGCACGCGAGCGAGAGCGCGGCGACGCTCACGCGGCAGCTGCTCGCGCTCGGGCGCAAACAGCCCGCGGGCATCGGCGCGGTCGACGTCGGAGCGGCGCTCGAGAAGCTGCGCGGTCTGCTCGCGCCGCTGCTCGGGCCCGGCGTGCGCCTCGTGACGTCGTGCGCGCCGGGGATCGGCGAGGTGCGCCTCGACGCCGGTCCCTTCGAGCAAGTCGTGATGAACCTCGCGCTCAACGCGCGCGACGCGATGCCGGGGGGCGGCACGCTCACGATCGCCGCCGAGCCGCGCGCCTTCGACGAGCACGAGGCGCGCGCGCGTGACGTCGCGCCCGGCGAGCACGTGCTCGTGACCGTGACCGACACCGGCGCGGGCATGAGCGACGACGTGAAGGAGCGCGCGTTCGAGCCCTTCTTCACGACGAAGCCCGAGGGCAAGGGCACCGGGCTCGGCCTCGCGACGGTCTACGGCATCGTGCGCAACGCGGGCGGCGTGGTGGAGCTCGAGAGCGCGCCGGGCCAGGGCACGCGCTTCGAGATCGTGCTGCCGCGCGCCGCGCCGCGCGCGGCCTCGCACGCCGCCGCGCCGGTCTCGCGCGTCGTGCCGCGCGGTGGGCGCCAGGGGCGCATCCTCGTCGCCGAGGACCGCCCCGACGTGAGCGCGGTGATCCAGCGCGTGCTCACGCTCGCGGGCCACAGCGTGGTGCTCGCGGCGACGGGCGCGGAGGCGCTCGAGCTGCTCGCGCGAGGCCCGAAGCCCGATCTGCTGGTCACCGACGTGCGCATGCCGGGCATGGACGGACCGACGCTGGCGCGCGAAGCGCGGCGCCTCCATCCCGCGCTCGGCGTGCTCTTCCTCTCGGGGTACGCCGACAAGCCGCTCGACGTCGAGACCGGCGATCCGCTGCTCGCGAAGCCGTTCACGCCCGCCGCGCTCGCCGATGCGGTGCGCGAGCTGCTCGAGCGCAGCGGGACCGCCGGCACCGCGGCGACGCGCTGATCACGCCCCGCGCACCAAGCGATGTGCGGGCACGAGATCGTCGTGCGGCCACGACGCGGCACGGATCGCGATCTCGCACACCTCGACGCCAGGCTCCGCCTGCGGGCGCAGCACCACGAAGCGCGCGCCGTGCTCGGCCATCAGCGCGCGGTCGTAGGCCATCAAGCGATGACACGCGGCGAGATCCCCGCTGCCGCGCAGCGGACAGCGCATGCGGATCTCGTGGTACGCGGTGCCGCCCTCGACGCGCGTGCTCGGCACGAGGTGCGGGCTCGGCATGTAGCGCTGCCACGCGCGACCGAGCGACGCCGCGTCGCCCTCGTCGACCTCGGGGCGGCGGACACGCCGCGTGAGCGCGGCGAGCGCGCGCATGAACGACGGCACCGCGACGCGCACGACCGGAGCACGCGCGGCGCGCGCCGAGAGCCCGAGGAGCGCTCCGAACGCCTTCTTCTCCCACCGGCGCAGCGTCATGCGCCGAGATCCTGGGCGCGGACGAGCCATGCATCCCATCGATGGATCCGATGCATCCATCGACGGCATGCATGGCTCGTCGCGGCGCCGCTCACTGCTGCGGCGGCACCTCCTGGGGCTTCGCGCGCTCCTCGATGCGCTGCTCCGCCTGCTCGCCCTCGAGCTCCTCCTGCATCTCCGGCGCGCCGCGCTGCACCGCGCCGGACTCCGCCTCGTACTCCGCGCGCTCCGCCTCGAGTCGGCGCTGCTCGTCGGTCATCTGCTCCTGCCGCTGCTGCACGTGCGCCTCGGCCGCGGCTGCCTCGCGCTCCGCCTCCGCGGCCTCGCGCTGCGCGTCGAGCTGCGCCTGCTGCGCCTCGGCCTGACGCTCGACCGCCTCCTGCTGCGCGTCGACGCCCTGCTCGATCGCGTCGACGCTCTGATCGCGCCGCGCTTCGAGCGCCTGCTCGCGTTGCTCGATCTGCCCCTCGCGCTGCTCGAGTTGCTGGCGCTCCTGCTCCAGCGACGCGCGCTCCTGCTCGATCTCCTGCCGCTCCGGCGCGAGCGAGCGCTCGACCTCGTCGATGCGCTGCTCGCCCTGGGCTTCGATCTGCGCTGCCTCCTGCTCGATCCGCTCGTCCGCGGGCTGGCGTTCACATCCCACCGCTCCGCAGAGCAGCGCAGCGAGCCCCAGCGTGGTCCAGTTCCTCGACACGATGGTCACCTCCTCGTGCGCGGAGGCAACGCAATGGCCGTTCCCGCGCGAGGCGCGACGCGTCGCGCGGGAAGACGAGGCGGTGGGTCACGATCTCGCGTGAGCCCGAGCGAACGCGGGGCGCATCGCCGCGTCTCAGGGGGCGCGGCGGAACGTGTATCGCGGCCAGAGCTGCGCGCCGGGCACGCTCTCGCTCACGAACCCGAGCGTCAGGAGGTCACCGTCGATGCCCCACTCGACGTCGACGTCGCCCGCGCCCGGACAGTCGAGCACGATCGTCGTCGGCGTGGCGCTCGCGTCGAACGCGCCCGCGAACCCGATGTCGTTCGGGCCGCCGAACGTCGGGCCCTCGACGCTCTGCACGAACGCGTGCGAGTCGACGTCCATCACGAGCCGGCCCGCGCTCGTGATCACCTGACCGCGCCCGAGCACGTACGTGCGCTCGACGTCGATGCGTCCGATCGGCGTCGTGACCGTCGACACGTAGTAGCTGATCCCCTCGAGCTCCCAGCGGGCGTCGGGCACCGTGCCCGCGCTCAGCGCGGGCGGCGTCGCGGCCTCGACCCATCCGCCGCGCACCAGCGCGACGTCGGTCGTCGTGCCCTCGGGCAGGCACGCGCTCGGCACGTAGCGCACGTCGCTCGGCATCTCGGCGTCGCCCTCGTCGCAGTAGCGCGACGCGGGCGGCGGCGTGACGTACATGAAGTCGAAGCACATCTCGTCGCTCGTGTCCTGGCCCGAGCTGACGTCCTCGCTCGTCGTGTTGTCGAACGTGCAGCTCGTGAGCAGCGCGTCGCCGGCGCGCAGCGTGACCGGGAGCGAGTAGAAGAGCTGCGTCTCGAACTCCCAGCCGTCGAGGTGGATCAGCGGCTCGGGATTGCGCGCCTCGGGCCGCGCGATCTCCTGATCGAACGTCGTTCCGATCTGGTGCATGTGCGGCATGCCCGCGAGCACGCGCGTCTCGCTCGCGAACGTGCAGCGGCTCGAGACGGTGCGCGACTCGCGCGCCGGGATCTCGAAGTCGAGCGGCCCGATCGCGACCATGCCGTACTCGGTCCCGGTCGGCGCATCGAGGTACAGGCGCACGCCCGAGCTGTCGCGCACGTCGGGGATCGCGGCGCCGTTGTTGTAGTGGATCTGCACGAGGAACCGATCGCCCGGCGAGACGCGCAGGCCGCCCTCGGGGAACTGGAACGCGCCGGTGCCGGGCGCCCACGCGTAGAGGTACTCGCTGCCCGCGGGCATGCCGCTGCCGTCGTAGCAGTCGAACTCGCCGAGCGGCGCGTTGTGCTCGCTGTCGCGCAGCAGCACGAGGTGATGCAGCACGCGCGTCTCGTCGTAGATCATCTCGAAGCGGCGCACGAAGCGATCCCCGTCGAGCGCGGGCTCGAAGGTGAAGCAGCGGTACTCGTCGCGGACCTCGGGCCCGACCGGGTGCTCGTTCGCGGCGAGATCGATCGTCGCGAGGCCGGGCGGCGCCTCGTCGGGCGAGAGGAACACCGGCGCGCTCGCACGGAGGCCCGTGCCCTGCGGCACGTCCGCGGCGCCGCAGCTCGCCCAGCGCGCGAGCGCATCGGCCTCGGCATCCGGCAGGCGCGGCATGCCGACCGGCGGCATCGTGCCGTCCATCAGTCGCGCGACCACGCGATCGGCGAGGCGCGTTCCGTCGGGGCGCACCGCGAGCAGCGCGTCGGCGTCGAGCAGCGACATCGGCGCGCCGTACTGCGGGGACGCGCCGTGGCACGAGCCGCAGTAGCGCTCGAGGCGTGGCAACGCCTGCGACGCGAACGCCGCGCGATCGGGCTCGCACGTGCCAGCGTCGGGATCGCTCGCGGGCGGATCGCCGTCACATGCGGTCAGCGAGAGGACGAGCAGCACGAGCAAGGAAGGGCGATGCATCCAGGCCTCCGAGGCGAGCGATGATGCCCGGAGTTCCCGGTCCCGCGGCGAGCGTTCAAACTTTCTTCACAACCTCGGTCCGCCGCGCGGCTCGAGCCAGCCCTCGCGCGCCAGCATGCGCGCCACCTCGCGGAAGCCCTCGTCGCGCCCGACCTGGAGCAGGTGCCCGCCGTCGAAGAGGTGCAGCCGCGCGTCGAGGTGCTTCGCGAGCTTCTCCGCGTGCGACTGCGGCGTGATGCGATCCCCCGAGCCCGCGATCACCAGCGCGCGCGCCGGATCGACCTTCGACGGGCGCGCGAGCGGGCTCACCGCGCAGTGTGCCTTCTCGAGCGCGTCGTACTGCTCGCGCCGTTGCGTCGCGGTGCCGACGAGGCGATCGCCGTCGCGCGCGAAGTCCGCGATCGACGCGAGCGGGATCATCGGCACCACGAAGTCGATCGGCTCGACGGTCGCGAGCAGCGCGCTCGTGTAGCCGCCGAGGCTCATGCCCATCGCGCCCACGGCCGGCGCGCCGCGATCGCGCAGCACCGACACGAGCGTGCGCAGATCGACGATCGCGTGGCGGAAGCTCTCGATCGTGATGCGCGGATCGCTGTGCGGCAGCAGCGGGCGCCGACCGCGGATCCCGCGCGGCCCGTGGTGCGGGAGCACGCCGAGCACGACGTCGAGCCCGCGCTCGAACATCCAGCGCACCGGGAACGCGACCTCTTCGATCGCGAACACGCCGCCGAGATAGCCGTGCAGCAGCACGATCGTCGGGCGCGGGCGATCGAGGTGCGCGTAGAGCCGCACGATCGCGGTGTGGTTCACGTCCGCGCGCTCCTCGAGCCGCCGCACCACCTCGGGGTCGCTCGAGAGCGGCGCGAGCGCGCTGCGCCAGCGCAGATCGACGATCGTGCCGTCCTGGCCGATCCGTCCGACGTGCTGCTCGCGGAGCCCGTCGGCCGCGATGCGCGGGAAGAACGAGTCGGGATCGCCGACGTGCTGCGCGGTGCCGTAGAACGCGCCGATCTCGTCGAGCCTGCGGTGTCGCTCGATCGGTCCGAGCGACTCCGCGGCCGAGCGCCGCTTGCTCTGCTCGCTGCGGCCGAAGATCACACGCGACGCTGCGCGATCGAACGTCGCCGTGATCGGAGTGACGATTCGCTTCTTGATGCTCGCGATCATCGATCGGAGAGCATAGCCCCCGATCGCGCGCGCCGCGCTGCCGTATCATCGCGCGGAGCGGGGAGGACGAACATGAAGCTGGCTCGAGTCGCAGTGCTGATCGCGCTCCTGGTCACGGCGTGCAGCGAGTCTCGCGACGCAGGCGGCGAGCCCGACGCGGGCCCGACCTGCGGGTCGCTCGGCCAGGCGTGCACCGCGACGCTCGACTGCGACGAGGGCATGCAGTGCGTGATCGTCGGCGAGCAGGGCTTCTGCGCGCGCTCCGACGCGCGGCGCGAGTGCGTCGCCGACGACGACTGCGACGCCGACGAGCTCTGCGAGACCGGGCGCGGGATCGTGTCCGACGGGCACTGCATCACACGCACGGACCTGGCGTGCCTCTGCGCGATGCCCGACGCCGCGAGCACGCTCGCGCGCTGCGCGGATCTCTGACACGATCAGCCGGGGAGCAGCGCGCGGATCCGCTGGATCCCGGGGCGCACGAGGTGGCGACGGATCGCGCTCGCGGCGGGACGCAGACCCTCGGGCAGCGGGCGGAACATCACCTCGAGGTGATCGTCGTCGGTCTCGAGGCCGTACGCGGTCACCACCGGCGTGACGAGCGGCAGGATGCGCTGGACCATCGGGTTGTCCGCGATCTTCGGGTCCTTCATGAGGTCGACGACGATGCGGTTCTCGCGCGCCTCCACCACGGTCGGCGGCAGCGGCATGTACTTGGCGAGGTTGCCCGGCTTGCTGAGGTCGAGCGCGCCGCTCTTGATGAGCGCGGCGACGGGCGACTGCACCTCGCCCTGGACCTCCATCCAGATCTCCTCGAGGCGCGTCTCGATGCGCAGCTGCGCCGGCGTGAGGACCATGCGATCGATGTAGACGACCGCGCTCGCGCGCACCGGCGTCTTCATCAGATCGACCGTCGCGGTGATGCGGATCCCGGGTGGCACCTCGGTCAGCACCGGGTCCTTCACCTTGCCGCTCTTCGCGACGCGCTCGAGCAGCCACCGCAGCGCGTCGATCGGCACACCGACGCGCAGGCCGAGCAGGTTCCACACGACACGGCTCAGCTCCTGCGGATTGCGGCGCAGGTACTGACTGGCGGCTTCGAACGCTTGCTTCCCGAGAGACATCGCGCGGGAGCATACCTCAACTCTCGACGAGGAGCGGTCGCGCGAGATCGCCGTTTCGGTCGCGATGCCGGACACCTACGCGTCACGACCGAACGGCCGTTCAGGACGAGGAGCGCCGGAGGCGAAGCCGCTCGGGAGAGCAGGAGCGTAAGCCGCTGAGGAGCGCAGGAGCGACGAGGAGAGCAGGAGGATGTGCCGCTGAGGAGAGCAGGAGTTGCAGGAGGGAAGATGCGATCGCGACAATCACGAATGCTCCTGCCCTCTCCTGCCTTCCTGCTCTCCTTGGCGGAATCTCCTCAGAGGCGGGGCGCGATGCGGAGCACGCGCTGGCCCGCGATGTCCGTCACGAAGAGGCGGCCCTCCTGATCGAAGTCGATGCCGCCGAGACCGCCGGGCGGGACGACGTCCTGCAGGCCGATCCAGTCGACGAGCGCGCCGGTGACGAGATCGAACGCCGCGATCACCGACGTCGCGTGATCGCTGACGAACAGGTATCCGTCGTGCAGCGCGATGCCGCTCGGCTGCACGAGGTTCATCACCGTGCCGTCGACGAACGTCGTGAGCGTCGCGTCGTTCATCACGAACATCTCGCAGCCGTCGTAGTTCGGGCCCATCTCGGCGCCGCGCGTGCCGCTCGCGATGTCGAGCGCGACGACGCGGTGATTGCCGGGGTCCGCCACGTAGAGCAGGCCGGTCGCGTGATCGAGCTCGGCGTGCGCGGGCACGCCCTCGACGTAGCCGATCTGGCCCTCTGCGTAGCGCGAGATGATGCCGTCGCTGTGGTCGTGCTGGCCCGGGCCGTGATCCGCGACGAAGTCGTAGCGCGTGATCGAGCCGTGCTGGCCGTCGACGATCCAGTACACGTTGCCCTGCTCCCACGCGATGCCGATGCCGTTCGGCGTGTTGTGGAGCATGTCCATGTGCGACGCGTGACCGCCGTCGAAGAGACCGCGGTCGGTCGGCCAGAGCGTCGGGCCCATGAAGTCCCACGGCGTCTCGCGCTGGGTGGGCACGTCGATCTCGTGGATCGTCGCGAGGCGATCCGCGGTGCCGAACGCGAGCGCCGACGGCGCCGGCAGGAAGTGCGTGTTGCCGAGCGCCGCGTACTCCATCGAGCGCTGCGCCGGGGTGCCGGGCTCGTCGATGACGAGGATCGCGTTCGCGGTGCGCATCGTGACCCAGAGCTCGTTCGGCGCGTCGGGGCGGAACGCGAGGTCGGTCGGCGAGTGCAGGACATCCGGTCCCACGACCGTGAGGATCTCGACGGCGGCCGAGGTGTGCTCGCCGGCGCCGAGGACCGGCAGTCCGGACGGACCCTCGTTTCCGCAGCCGAATAGCGCGAGGACGATGGAGAGCAGTGTCAATCGAGTGACGGTGGAAATCATCGCGCGCGACGTTCAGCAATCACCGCGCCAGCTCGTTGCGCAGCGCATCGCACAGTCGCTCGACATCGGCGCGCTCGACGTAGATCTGGCACGCGATGCGGATCAGACGGGCGGGCGGCGCGGGATGGGGGAAGACCGGGATCTCGATCTGGTGCCGGGTGAAGAGCGCGTCCTGGAGCGGATCGATCTCGAACGCCGACGCGGGCGGCGGCGCGCTCGAGGTGGGCAGCGGCACCGCGGCGAGCGAGCCGATCATGTCGTCGGGCGCGGGCGCGGCGACGCCGAGCGTCTCGCACAGGCGATCGCGCGCGAAGAGGGCGAGCGAGCGATTGCGCGCGCGGAGCGCGTCGATGCCGCCGGGGAGGAACGAGGAGATCGCGTCGAGCGCGTCGGGCGCGCAGATCCACGGGCTCGGATCGTCGGTGCCGACCCAGTCGAACTCCTCCCACAAGCGCGGGCGAGCGCGCTTGCTGCGCGCGCCGTGGCTGATCGTCGAGGGATGGAGATCGCTCTGGCGATCGCGACGGACGTGGAGGATCGCGCAGCCCTTCGGCGCGCAGAGCCACTTGTGCAGGTTGCCCGTGTAATACGCAGCGCCGAGGCGATCGAGCGCGAGCGGGAGCATCCCGGGCGCGTGCGCTCCGTCGACCAGCGTCTCGACGCCGCGCTCGCGCAGCGCCGCGACGATGTCGGCGATCGGGAAGACGAGGCCGGTGGGGCTCGTCACGTGATCGATCAGCGCGACGCGGGTGCGCGGCGTGACCGCGGCGAGGATCGCGTCGGTGACCTGCGACGCATGGGTGATCGGGAACGGCACGTGCGCGACCACGACGCGCGCGCCGCGCTTCTGCGCGAAGAAGTCGAGGGCGTTCTTGCACGCGCCGTAGGCGTGATCGGTCGTGAGCAGCTCGTCGCCGGGCTCGAGCGGGAGCGACGCGAGCACGGCGCTGACCGCCTGCGTCGCGTTGCGCACGAAGACGAGGTCCTCGGGGTGCGCGCCGACGAACGCGGCGATGCGCTCGCGCGCGGCGTCGATCAGCGCGGGCGCTTCGCGCGTGAAGAAGCGCACCGGCTCGGCCTCCATGCGGTCTCGGATCGCGCGCTGCGCGTCGAGCACGACGCGCGGGCACGCGCCGAACGAGCCGTGGTTGAGGAACGTGATCGAGGGATCGAGCGCGAAGTGGTGACGCATGGCGGTGCGCGCGGAGCGTGCGCCGTGCGCGGTGTGGTGGCGAGAGCGTGAGTGAGATCGCGATGGAGCGTTCGTCGCCCCCGGGCGTGACACGCGCCCCGCGGGGCGCAGATGCTTGCGTCATGCGCGTCGGGATCATCGGCATGGGCTGGGTGGGGTCGAGCGTCGCGATCTCGACGCTCCACGAAGGGCTCGCGCGCGAGCTCTGGCTCCACGACCGTCGGCCCGATCTGGCCGACGGTGAGGCGATGGACCTCGCACAAGGCGCGTCGTTCTATCCGAGCGCCGACGTGCGCTGCGCCGAGATCGAGGAGATGCGCGACTGCGACGTGGTCGTGATCGCCGCGGGCAAGGGCGGGCGGCCCGAGCAGTCGCGGCTCGACCTGCTGCGCGAGAACGCGAGCATCGTGCGCGACATCGCGACCGAGCTGCGCGGTGGGCGCGCGACGATCGTCGTCGTGACCAACCCGGTCGACGTGCTCACGCACGTGGTGTGGCGCGCGTCGGGGCTCCCGCCCGAGCGCGTGATCGGCACCGGGACGATGCTCGACACCGCGCGGCTGCGTCAGATGATCGGGCGCGAGCTCGCGATCGATCCGCGCTCGGTGCACGCGCACGTGCTCGGCG includes:
- a CDS encoding alpha/beta hydrolase; the protein is MIASIKKRIVTPITATFDRAASRVIFGRSEQSKRRSAAESLGPIERHRRLDEIGAFYGTAQHVGDPDSFFPRIAADGLREQHVGRIGQDGTIVDLRWRSALAPLSSDPEVVRRLEERADVNHTAIVRLYAHLDRPRPTIVLLHGYLGGVFAIEEVAFPVRWMFERGLDVVLGVLPHHGPRGIRGRRPLLPHSDPRITIESFRHAIVDLRTLVSVLRDRGAPAVGAMGMSLGGYTSALLATVEPIDFVVPMIPLASIADFARDGDRLVGTATQRREQYDALEKAHCAVSPLARPSKVDPARALVIAGSGDRITPQSHAEKLAKHLDARLHLFDGGHLLQVGRDEGFREVARMLAREGWLEPRGGPRL
- a CDS encoding L-lactate dehydrogenase, which codes for MRVGIIGMGWVGSSVAISTLHEGLARELWLHDRRPDLADGEAMDLAQGASFYPSADVRCAEIEEMRDCDVVVIAAGKGGRPEQSRLDLLRENASIVRDIATELRGGRATIVVVTNPVDVLTHVVWRASGLPPERVIGTGTMLDTARLRQMIGRELAIDPRSVHAHVLGEHGDSEVVAWSAANVGGVSLRSAPGWASERETAIAAEVRTAAYEIIRRKGATNHAIGLVTAHLLGSLLRDERRVLTASRVHDGSVGLGGEVALSLPVVVGREGATRVLSPSLDAKERAGLERSAEVLRAAIASL
- a CDS encoding aminotransferase class V-fold PLP-dependent enzyme, yielding MRHHFALDPSITFLNHGSFGACPRVVLDAQRAIRDRMEAEPVRFFTREAPALIDAARERIAAFVGAHPEDLVFVRNATQAVSAVLASLPLEPGDELLTTDHAYGACKNALDFFAQKRGARVVVAHVPFPITHASQVTDAILAAVTPRTRVALIDHVTSPTGLVFPIADIVAALRERGVETLVDGAHAPGMLPLALDRLGAAYYTGNLHKWLCAPKGCAILHVRRDRQSDLHPSTISHGARSKRARPRLWEEFDWVGTDDPSPWICAPDALDAISSFLPGGIDALRARNRSLALFARDRLCETLGVAAPAPDDMIGSLAAVPLPTSSAPPPASAFEIDPLQDALFTRHQIEIPVFPHPAPPARLIRIACQIYVERADVERLCDALRNELAR